In Geminocystis sp. M7585_C2015_104, a genomic segment contains:
- the psbN gene encoding photosystem II reaction center protein PsbN, which translates to MEPATIMGIVIAAILILLTALSIYTAFGPPSAQLSDPFEDHED; encoded by the coding sequence ATGGAACCCGCAACCATAATGGGCATAGTTATTGCCGCTATTTTGATCCTCCTTACCGCCCTCTCTATCTATACTGCCTTTGGCCCTCCGTCCGCCCAACTTAGTGATCCCTTTGAAGATCATGAAGACTA